Proteins encoded by one window of Salvia splendens isolate huo1 chromosome 5, SspV2, whole genome shotgun sequence:
- the LOC121803318 gene encoding MYB-like transcription factor ETC3, with amino-acid sequence MDKCGTHQKHPTTQNEASSVEWELIKMTEQEEDMICRMHKLVGDKWDLIAGRVPGRSAREIERFWLMRINGVGKNKEDKIIDRAPPLHIFD; translated from the exons ATGGATAAGTGTGGCACTCATCAGAAGCATCCCACAACTCAAAATg AGGCAAGCAGTGTTGAGTGGGAATTGATAAAGATGACAGAACAAGAAGAAGATATGATATGCAGAATGCACAAGCTAGTGGGAGACAA GTGGGATTTAATAGCAGGAAGAGTTCCAGGAAGAAGTGCAAGAGAGATTGAAAGATTTTGGTTGATGAGAATTAATGGTGTTGGAAAAAACAAAGAAGACAAAATTATTGATCGGGCCCCACCGCTACACATATTCGACTAA
- the LOC121802183 gene encoding uncharacterized protein At5g43822-like: MESIVKKYQRQFRKIKDETSRWEELQSRLISQFSNASSIIQRLQAIQNLQNYEILRCFEGIEGVVLAKQMDSFQTILLSINNTMKEFGGIVSSLEKVVRDSKQLAKVGSAQMTAKQLKQQIGVKPTLADCIEGLRLLEEMHRSEYLLKLSLVSALPALALKPSASADLGALQQLLVDQPNIPRDEVQYVYDIIFAEEIS, from the exons ATGGAGTCAATAGTGAAAAAATATCAGAGACAATTCCGGAAAATTAAGGATGAAACTAGCCGATGGGAAGAGCTTCAGTCTCGACTTATTTCCCAATTTTCTAATGCATCTTCCATCATCCAGAGGCTTCAG GCGATCCAAAATTTGCAAAACTATGAAATTTTGAGATGTTTTGAGGGCATAGAAGGTGTTGTGCTGGCAAAGCAGATGGATTCCTTTCAAACTATCCTCCTCTCCATCAACAACACTAT GAAAGAATTTGGTGGGATTGTTTCTTCCCTTGAGAAGGTGGTTCGTGATAGCAAGCAGCTTGCGAAAGTGGGGTCTGCCCAGATGACTGCAAAACAACTGAAGCAACAGATTGGAGTAAAACCAACTCTTGCAGATTGCATAGAAGGACTTAGACTTCTTGAAGAAATGCATCGATCAGA GTACCTTCTTAAATTATCTCTGGTATCTGCGCTCCCCGCCCTTGCACTGAAACCCAG TGCAAGTGCTGACTTAGGGGCACTTCAACAGCTTTTGGTAGATCAACCTAATATCCCCCGAGACGAAG TGCAATATGTTTATGACATTATATTTGCTGAAGAAATTTCATGA